One genomic segment of Helianthus annuus cultivar XRQ/B chromosome 14, HanXRQr2.0-SUNRISE, whole genome shotgun sequence includes these proteins:
- the LOC110908167 gene encoding 5'-3' exoribonuclease 3: MGVPSFYRWLAEKYPMVVVDVVEEEPVEIDGVQIPVDTSKPNPNLIEYDNLYLDMNGIIHPCFHPEDRPSPTSFDEVFQCVFDYIDRLFVMVRPRKLLFMAIDGVAPRAKMNQQRSRRFRAAKSAAEAAAEEEKLREEFEKEGRKLPPKQESQTFDSNVITPGTEFMAVLSTALQYYIHKRLNNDPGWKSIKVMLSDANVPGEGEHKIMSYIRQQRNRPNFDPNTRHCLYGLDADLIMLALATHEVHFSILREVISFPGQKDKCFICGQPGHIAANCEGKVKRKAGEFDEEGSKKKPYQFFNIWTLREYLENEMKIPGHKIDFERIIDDFVFICFFVGNDFLPHMPTLEIREGAINLLFAVYKKEFRAMGGYLTDTSKPDLSKVEHFIQAVGLYEDSIFQKRAQSNLRLAANVKRDKAQAKRGYNAGTQVEPESLVPVRRFHGSRLASNQSSSPYQQKKSSGSKTSMKNEYRVTHATEDLSALDIKSKRQMQSDDGNIRAKKVARLSSGPAIVETETCLEQEALENKEELMIKLKGVLREKSDVFNSDEQEEDKIKLGSPGWKERYYEEKFSAKTPEELDAIRRDVVLKYTEGLCWVMHYYYQGVCSWTWFYPYHYAPFASDLKDLSQLNISFELGAPFKPFNQLLGVFPAASSHALPEQYRKLMTDPNSPIIDFYPTDFEIDMNGKRFDWQGIALLPFIDETRLLSEVEKLESSLTEEERRRNSRMNDKLFVALSHKLSPYILALCDRTKNLSANERAEIKEQINSEASGGMSGYISPPAGDPCPKIFRSPIEGMDDITDNQVISAIYTLPDPQQHVAHPPAGVQLPKKTVTMADLTPAPALWHEGKGHKPLIKPRTFQYNPNGQNNHKNPPGSISGPQLLEAARRLVLNSLQVGSRGCQPSGPDPFYVLPQPQDHGANNHQPSGSQNGLVNTPRGSQDQSSLTRVNGIWVREQKHQSSGSQIGPSNPPHGLLNQHQSGGFRNGLANTPHGSQDPSHSKHDKSDPQPVRCSVRRVNGIWVREPIQHQSSGLNQNGPSNSPHGLNQHQPGGFRNGRSNSPHGQNHQPRRRRRGPRNHPHGQKQHQLGGNQNGPVNSPHGSQGPTKVPGGTQPHQGGASNSGGNSSGGKKKKKNLNKSGGNQNVPVNQPSGSQGPTNVPGVTQPQQGDGSNKGGKPSGGKNHNQVDGPANPQQVSQGPTIVPGVTQPQQGGGSNKGGTGGMNHNQPQGGVWVPVGNQSGTPGNTNPNKKKRRQKKKQAAVAQNLIS; this comes from the exons ATGGGTGTGCCGTCGTTTTACCGGTGGTTAGCGGAGAAGTATccgatggtggtggtggacgtCGTCGAAGAAGAGCCGGTCGAAATCGACGGCGTTCAAATCCCCGTTGATACGAGTAAACCTAACCCTAATTTAATCGAATATGATAACTTGTATCTCGATATGAACGGGATTATTCACCCGTGTTTTCACCCTGAGGATCGG CCTTCTCCAACCTCTTTTGATGAGGTGTTTCAATGCGTGTTTGACTATATTGATCGGCTTTTTGTAATGGTTCGACCACGAAAACTGCTCTTCATGGCTATTG ACGGTGTTGCCCCGAGAGCAAAAATGAATCAGCAACGGTCTAGGCGGTTTAGAGCAGCCAAATCAGCAGCTGAAGCT GCGGCTGAAGAAGAAAAGCTGAGGGAAGAGTTTGAGAAAGAAGGCAGAAAGCTTCCGCCAAAGCAGGAATCACAAACTTTTGATTCTAACGTTATCACTCCAGGAACCGAATTCATGGCTGTTTTGTCAACCGCGTTACAATATTATATTCACAAAAGGTTAAACAATGATCCTGGATGGAAATCTATAAAG GTTATGCTTTCTGATGCAAATGTTCCTGGTGAAGGAGAGCATAAAATTATGTCATATATTCGCCAACAACGGAACAGACCTAATTTTGATCCGAACACTCGTCATTGCTTGTATGGTTTG GATGCAGATTTGATAATGTTGGCTTTGGCTACGCATGAAGTTCATTTTTCAATACTTAGAGAA GTTATATCGTTCCCAGGACAAAAGGACAAATGTTTTATTTGTGGTCAACCGGGTCATATTGCGGCAAATTGTGAGGGAAAGGTAAAGAGAAAGGCCGGAGAATTTGATGAAGAAGGAAGCAAGAAGAAACCATATCAG TTCTTCAATATTTGGACTCTTAGAGAGTACCTGGAAAACGAGATGAAGATCCCTGGTCATAAGATTGATTTTGAGCGAATCATTGATGATTTTGTTTTTATATGTTTCTTTGTCGGAAATGATTTTTTACCACATATGCCTACTTTGGAAATTCGTGAG GGTGCGATTAACTTATTGTTTGCAGTATACAAGAAAGAATTTAGGGCTATGGGTGGGTATTTGACTGATACCAGCAAG CCAGATCTTAGCAAAGTAGAGCATTTTATTCAGGCAGTTGGTTTGTATGAAGACTCTATATTTCAGAAAAGAGCTCAATCGAATCTG AGACTAGCCGCGAATGTAAAACGTGATAAGGCTCAAGCCAAAAGAGGATACAATGCTGGAACACAGGTTGAACCTGAGTCGCTGGTTCCAGTTCGCCGGTTCCATGGATCACGCCTTGCATCAAACCAATCCTCTTCACCATACCAACAAAAAAAATCAAGCGGTTCTAAAACATCCATGAAAAACGAGTACCGAGTTACCCATGCTACTGAAGATTTATCTGCACTTGACATCAAGAGCAAAAGGCAGATGCAATCTGATGATGGCAATATTCGGGCTAAAAAAGTTGCACGTTTGTCTTCTGGACCTGCTATTGTGGAAACAGAAACTTGTCTTGAACAAGAA GCACTCGAGAACAAAGAAGAATTAATGATAAAGTTGAAGGGGGTTCTTCGTGAAAAGTCTGATGTTTTTAACTCTGATGAGCAAGAGGAAGACAAG ATTAAACTAGGGTCCCCTGGATGGAAGGAACGGTATTATGAAGAGAAGTTTTCAGCCAAAACCCCTGAGGAGCTAGATGCAATAAGGAGAGATGTT GTTCTAAAATATACAGAAGGTCTATGTTGGGTGATGCATTATTACTACCAAGGTGTTTGTTCCTGGACATG GTTTTACCCTTATCATTATGCCCCGTTTGCTTCTGATCTCAAAGATCTTAGTCAGCTAAATATAAGCTTTGAGCTCGGTGCACCGTTTAAACCATTTAATCAATTGTTAGGGGTTTTCCCTGCTGCAAG TTCCCATGCACTTCCAGAGCAATATAGAAAACTGATGACAGATCCAAACTCGCCTATTATTGATTTTTATCCAACAG ATTTTGAAATAGACATGAACGGGAAGCGGTTTGATTGGCAG GGTATAGCGCTTTTGCCTTTCATCGACGAAACCCGTCTTCTCAGCGAGGTGGAAAAACTTGAAAGTTCTTTAACG gaagaagaaagaaggAGAAACAGCAGGATGAATGATAAGCTTTTTGTGGCTTTATCGCATAAGCTCTCTCCATACATCCTTGCGTTATGTGACCGTACTAAAAACCTGTCGGCAAATGAGCGGGCTGAAATCAAGGAACAAATCAACTCTGAGGCAAG TGGTGGAATGAGTGGCTATATATCTCCTCCTGCAGGGGACCCATGTCCGAAAATTTTTAGATCACCCATTGAGGGGATGGATGATATAACCGACAATCAAGTCAT TTCTGCAATATACACGCTTCCAGATCCTCAGCAACACGTAGCTCATCCTCCTGCTGGAGTTCAATTGCCAAAAAAG ACGGTTACAATGGCAGATTTGACACCCGCACCTGCCTTATGGCACGAGGGTAAAGGGCACAAACCCTTGATTAAACCAAG GACTTTTCAGTATAATCCTAACGGGCAAAATAATCACAAGAACCCCCCTGGGTCTATTTCCGGGCCCCAGCTGCTTGAGGCTGCCCGTAGGCTGGTACTCAACAGCTTACAAGTTGGATCGCGTGGTTGTCAACCAAGTGGACCGGATCCATTCTATGTTTTACCACAACCCCAAGACCATGGAGCCAATAATCATCAGCCAAGTGGATCTCAGAATGGGCTCGTAAACACTCCACGTGGGTCCCAAGATCAGAGTAGTCTTACGCGGGTTAATGGTATATGGGTACGTGAGCAGAAACATCAGTCAAGTGGATCTCAGATCGGGCCCAGTAACCCTCCACATGGGCTGCTGAACCAGCATCAGTCTGGTGGATTTCGGAATGGGCTTGCAAACACTCCACATGGGTCTCAAGATCcgagtcatagcaagcatgataAAAGTGATCCGCAGCCTGTGCGGTGTAGTGTTAGGCGGGTTAATGGTATATGGGTACGTGAGCCGATTCAACATCAGTCAAGTGGGCTGAACCAGAATGGGCCCAGTAACTCTCCACATGGGCTGAACCAACATCAGCCTGGTGGATTTCGGAATGGGCGCAGTAACTCTCCACATGGACAGAACCATCAGCCACGTAGACGTCGGAGGGGGCCCCGTAACCATCCACATGGGCAGAAGCAACATCAACTAGGTGGAAATCAGAATGGGCCTGTTAACTCTCCACATGGGTCCCAAGGGCCCACCAAAGTGCCAGGTGGCACTCAACCTCATCAGGGTGGTGCATCCAACAGTGGAGGTAATTCCTCTGgtgggaagaagaagaagaagaaccttAATAAGTCAGGTGGAAATCAGAATGTGCCTGTTAACCAACCAAGCGGGTCCCAAGGGCCCACCAACGTGCCAGGTGTCACTCAACCGCAACAGGGCGATGGATCCAACAAAGGAGGCAAGCCCTCTGGTGGGAAGAATCATAATCAGGTGGATGGACCCGCTAACCCTCAACAGGTGTCCCAAGGGCCCACCATAGTGCCAGGTGTCACTCAACCGCAACAGGGCGGTGGATCCAACAAAGGTGGCACTGGTGGGATGAACCATAATCAACCTCAGGGTGGTGTGTGGGTACCTGTGGGGAATCAAAGCGGTACACCGGGGAACACAAACCCTAATAAAAAGAAGCGCCGACAAAAAAAGAAGCAAGCAGCGGTTGCGCAAAACCTGATTTCTTAA